One Arvicanthis niloticus isolate mArvNil1 chromosome 13, mArvNil1.pat.X, whole genome shotgun sequence genomic window carries:
- the Ppp1r16a gene encoding protein phosphatase 1 regulatory subunit 16A, whose protein sequence is MAEHLELLAEMPMVGRMSTQERLKHAQKRRAQQVKMWAQAEKEAHGKKGHGEQPRKEAAGLRPRKHVLFPPSIALLEAAARNDLEEVRQFLTSGVSPNLANEDGLTALHQCCIDDFQEMAQQLLEAGADVNARDSECWTPLHAAATCGHLHLVELLISRGADLLAVNTDGNMPYDLCEDEQTLDCLETAMANRGITQDSIEEARAVPELCMLNDLQNLLHAGANLNDPLDHGATLLHIAAANGFSEVATLLLEQGASLSAKDHDGWEPLHAAAYWGQVHLVELLVAHGADLNGKSLVDETPLDVCGDEEVRAKLLELKHKQDALLRAQGRQRSLLRRRTSSAGSRGKVVRRVSLTHRTNLYRKEHAQEAIVWQQPALTSQEPVEDEDRQTDAELWLQPPEDDSPEVARPHNGQVGAPPGRHLYSKRLDRSVSYHLGPEESGAPDALVRDKAHHTLAELKRQRAAAKLQRPAPEGPETSEPGLSVVTETSQPDCGFSTSGDPPLLKLTAPSEEASVEKRPCCLLM, encoded by the exons ATGGCCGAGCACTTGGAGCTGCTGGCAGAGATGCCCATGGTGGGCAGGATGAGTACCCAGGAGCGGCTGAAGCATGCCCAGAAGCGACGTGCCCAACAGGTAAAGATGTGGGCCCAGGCTGAGAAGGAGGCCCATGGCAAGAAGGGCCATGGGGAGCAACCAAGGAAGGAGGCGGCTGGCCTCAGGCCTCGGAAGCATGTCCTCTTCCCTCCCAGCATTGCCCTTCTGGAGGCTGCTGCTCGAAACGACTTGGAGGAAG TCCGCCAGTTCCTTACCAGTGGGGTTAGCCCCAACCTGGCCAATGAGGATGGCTTGACTGCACTGCACCAG TGCTGCATTGATGACTTCCAAGAGATGGCACAGCAGCTCCTGGAAGCTGGGGCTGATGTCAATGCTCGAGACAGTGAGTGCTGGACACCGCTTCATGCTGCGGCTACCTGTGGCCATCTGCATCTGGTGGAACTCCTTATTTCACG TGGTGCAGATCTCCTTGCAGTAAATACAGATGGGAATATGCCCTATGACCTGTGTGAGGATGAGCAGACACTGGATTGCCTTGAGACTGCCATGGCCAATCGTG GTATCACCCAGGACAGCATTGAGGAGGCCCGGGCAGTGCCAGAGCTGTGCATGTTGAATGACCTCCAGAACCTCCTGCATGCTGGGGCCAACCTCAATGACCCTTTGGATCATGGGGCTACTCTG CTGCACATCGCCGCTGCTAATGGGTTCAGTGAGGTGGCTACCCTGCTACTGGAGCAAGGAGCCAGCCTGAGCGCTAAGGATCATGACGGCTGGGAGCCTCTGCATGCTGCAGCTTACTGGGGTCAG GTGCACCTGGTAGAATTGCTTGTGGCACATGGGGCTGATCTGAATGGAAAATCTCTGGTGGACGAGACACCCCTCG ATGTATGTGGTGATGAAGAGGTAAGAGCCAAACTGCTGGAGCTCAAGCACAAGCAAGATGCACTCCTGCGGGCCCAGGGCCGCCAGCGCTCCCTTCTGCGCCGCCGTACCTCTAGTGCAGGCAGCCGTGG GAAGGTAGTGAGAAGAGTGAGCCTGACACATCGCACCAACCTGTATCGAAAGGAGCATGCCCAGGAGGCCATTGTGTGGCAACAGCCAGCTCTCACCAGTCAAGAACCTGTAGAGGatgaagacaggcagacagacgcCGAGCTCTGGCTCCAGCCCCCAGAG GACGACAGCCCTGAGGTGGCCAGACCGCACAATGGCCAAGTAGGGGCCCCCCCAGGGAGACACCTGTACTCCAAGCGTCTAGATCGGAGTGTCTCCTATCATCTGGGTCCTGAGGAGAGCGGTGCCCCTGATGCCCTCGTCCGGGACAAGGCCCACCACACACTGGCAGAACTTAAACGCCAGCGAGCAGCTGCAAAGCTTCAGCGACCTGCCCCTGAAGGGCCTGAGACCTCTGAGCCTGGCCTGTCTGTTGTCACTGAAACCTCCCAGCCTGACTGTGGCTTCAGCACAAGTGGGGACCCACCCCTGCTCAAGCTTACTGCTCCCTCAGAGGAGGCATCTGTGGAGAAGAGGCCATGCTGTTTGCTCATGTGA
- the Gpt gene encoding alanine aminotransferase 1, producing the protein MASGVNDRRQASRNGQKGKVLTVDTMNPCVRRVEYAVRGPIVQRALELEQELRQGVKKPFTEVIRANIGDAQAMGQRPITFFRQVLALCVYPNLLSSPDFPEDAKRRAERILQACGGHSLGAYSISSGIQPIREDVAQYIERRDGGIPADPNNIFLSTGASDAIVTMLKLLVAGEGRARTGVLIPIPQYPLYSAALAELDAVQVDYYLDEERAWALDIAELRRALCQARDRCCPRVLCVINPGNPTGQVQTRECIEAVIRFAFEEGLFLMADEVYQDNVYAEGSQFHSFKKVLMEMGPPYATQQELASFHSVSKGYMGECGFRGGYVEVVNMDAEVQKQMGKLMSVRLCPPVPGQALMDMVVSPPTPSEPSFKQFQAERQEVLAELAAKAKLTEQVFNEAPGIRCNPVQGAMYSFPRVQLPLKAVQRAQELGLAPDMFFCLCLLEETGICVVPGSGFGQQEGTYHFRMTILPPMEKLRLLLEKLRHFHAKFTQEYS; encoded by the exons ATGGCCTCAGGAGTGAATGATCGAAGACAGGCTTCAAGGAATGGGCAGAAGGGGAAGGTGCTAACTGTGGATACTATGAACCCATGTGTGCGGAGGGTGGAGTATGCAGTCCGAGGACCCATAGTGCAGCGTGCCTTggagctggagcaggagctgcGCCAG ggTGTGAAGAAGCCTTTTACTGAGGTCATCCGTGCCAATATTGGGGATGCACAAGCCATGGGGCAGAGACCCATCACCTTCTTCCGCCAG GTCCTGGCCCTCTGTGTCTACCCCAATCTTCTGAGCAGTCCTGACTTCCCAGAGGATGCCAAGAGAAGGGCAGAACGCATCTTGCAGGCATGCGGTGGCCACAGCCTGG GTGCCTATAGCATTAGCTCTGGAATCCAGCCTATCCGGGAGGATGTGGCGCAATACATTGAGAGGAGAGACGGAGGCATCCCTGCAGACCCGAACAATATATTTCTGTCCACAGGGGCCAGCGATGCCATCGTG ACAATGCTCAAGCTGCTGGTAGCTGGCGAGGGCCGTGCACGAACGGGTGTACTCATTCCCATTCCTCAGTACCCACTGTACTCGGCTGCGCTGGCTGAGCTGGACGCCGTGCAAGTGGACTACTACCTGGACGAAGAGCGCGCCTGGGCTCTGGACATCGCAGAGCTGCGGCGCGCTCTGTGCCAGGCACGTGATCGTTGCTGCCCTCGCGTACTGTGCGTCATCAACCCGGGCAACCCCACCG GGCAGGTGCAGACTCGTGAGTGCATCGAGGCCGTAATCCGCTTTGCTTTCGAAGAGGGACTCTTCCTGATGGCTGATGAG GTATACCAGGACAACGTCTATGCCGAGGGCTCTCAGTTTCATTCATTCAAGAAGGTGCTCATGGAGATGGGGCCGCCGTATGCCACGCAGCAGGAGCTTGCTTCTTTCCACTCAGTCTCAAAAGGCTATATGGGCGA GTGCGGGTTTCGTGGTGGCTATGTGGAGGTGGTAAACATGGATGCTGAGGTGCAgaaacagatggggaaactgatgAGCGTGCGGCTGTGTCCACCAGTGCCGGGCCAGGCCTTGATGGACATGGTGgtcagtccaccaacaccctccGAGCCGTCCTTCAAGCAGTTTCAAGCA gagaggcaggaggtgcTGGCTGAACTGGCAGCCAAGGCTAAACTCACCGAGCAGGTCTTCAACGAGGCTCCCGGGATCCGCTGCAACCCAGTGCAGGGCGCCATGTACTCTTTCCCTCGAGTGCAGCTGCCCTTGAAAGCAGTGCAGCGTGCTCAG GAGCTGGGCCTGGCCCCTGACATGTTcttctgcctgtgcctcctggaAGAGACTGGCATCTGCGTTGTGCCTGGGAGTGGCTTTGGGCAGCAGGAGGGCACCTATCACTTCCG GATGACCATTCTGCCTCCCATGGAGAAACTGCGGCTGCTACTGGAAAAGCTGAGGCACTTCCATGCTAAATTCACTCAAGAGTACTCCTGA